The Paenibacillus amylolyticus genome contains the following window.
CAGTAACAGGGGAGAATGCAAGCAATATATCTGAACCACATACAATCTCAACGGTGAAGGGAGATGTTACAATCCCCGCTGAACCTAAACGGATTGTGGTTGACTTGTATCTGGGTAGCCTGATTGCCCTGGGGATCAAGCCTGTGGGGACACCCGAGTTGAATCTAAAGAATCCTTATTTTATCAAGTCACTTGAGGGTGTGGAGAATATTGGTGAATATGAAACCATCTCCCTCGAAAAGGTGTTGGAACTTGAGCCGGATCTGATTGTGACAGGTAATCCTGATTTATTTGATTCCTTTAGCAAAATTGCACCTACCTTGGTTATTCCATTTGGCGAATTGAAAAACACCCACGAAGAGATTGCCTATTTTGGTGAAGTGCTGAATAAAGAAAAAGAAGCTGAGGCATGGTTAGCCGATTATGATGCAAGAATTGCAGATGCCAAGAAGCGCGTCGGTGAGGCGATTGATCCAGCCGCAGAGGTGTCGGTCATGCAGTTCAATGATAAAGGTCCGTTGGCTTTTGGTGATAATTTTGGTCGGGGAGGTCAGGCAGTCTACAGCGCGCTTGGTTTGAATCCTCCTGCTGATAAAAAGAGATCTTAATGAAGGATCAACTGGTTGAAGTATCCTCAGAAGCGATTCCTGAATTTGCCGGTGACTACATTATTCTAACAGCAGACAATCTGACTCTGGAAGAGTTGAAATTGAAACCGGTCTGGAGTTCACTGGATGCGGTTAAGAATGATCAAGTGTTTATCTGGAGTCCGGATCGTTCATGGTACTTTGACCCGATTGCAACATTGGATCAAACAGAGGAATTGGCCGCGTGGTTTACGAAGATCTCTGAACCAAAATAAGCGTAACAAATGCTTGATGAGATGAAATCCAATTCCACTCTAAAATTACAGTTGATAATGAAAATTATTATCAATTATAATAAGGTATATTAGTGAACTCTGCTACGCATATGTTATCGGATGTGTGGAAGAATGATGACCTTGTATGGCCTTTGTTCCGTGTGGGCCGGGATCGGAGAGTAATTGATGCAATTAGACGAACAGTTGAAATGCTGGAATCTAGCCGCTGTTAAGGTTCTGGATATACGCCGGATTGTTATGGAGGCAGGTG
Protein-coding sequences here:
- a CDS encoding ABC transporter substrate-binding protein, producing the protein MKDQLVEVSSEAIPEFAGDYIILTADNLTLEELKLKPVWSSLDAVKNDQVFIWSPDRSWYFDPIATLDQTEELAAWFTKISEPK